The Anabrus simplex isolate iqAnaSimp1 chromosome 1, ASM4041472v1, whole genome shotgun sequence genome window below encodes:
- the LOC136877738 gene encoding probable small nuclear ribonucleoprotein E, giving the protein MSYNGPQKVQKVMVQPINLIFRYLQNRSGVQVWLYENVNLFIEGHIVGFDECMNLVLDDAEEYHLKTKKKKPLGRIMMKGYKISIIQNVT; this is encoded by the coding sequence atgtcgTATAATGGACCACAGAAAGTTCAAAAGGTGATGGTACAGCCCATCAACCTTATATTCAGGTACCTTCAAAACAGATCGGGAGTgcaagtgtggttatatgaaaatGTGAATCTTTTCATTGAGGGCCATATTGTCGGTTTCGACGAATGTATGAATCTTGTACTGGATGATGCAGAAGAGTATCATCTCAAAACGAAGAAGAAAAAGCCATTGGGCCGCATAATGATGAAAGGATACAAAATAAGTATTATACAAAACGTAACCTGA